Proteins encoded together in one Scytonema millei VB511283 window:
- the folB gene encoding dihydroneopterin aldolase — translation MDCIHLEKIRCYGYTGYLPEEQVLGQWFEVDVTLWLDLSVAGKSDAIEDTIDYRNIISNVQHLVKTSKFALVEKLATAIAESILVVKGIEQVKVKLSKPAAPIPDFSGKISIEITRNVLQ, via the coding sequence GCATTCATCTAGAAAAAATTCGCTGTTATGGCTATACGGGATATTTGCCAGAAGAACAGGTATTAGGACAATGGTTTGAGGTTGATGTAACGCTGTGGTTAGATTTATCGGTGGCGGGTAAGAGCGATGCTATTGAAGACACAATCGATTATCGTAATATTATTAGTAACGTTCAGCATTTAGTTAAGACTTCTAAGTTCGCTTTAGTCGAAAAGCTAGCAACTGCGATCGCAGAATCTATTTTAGTAGTAAAGGGGATAGAACAAGTCAAAGTCAAATTATCTAAACCCGCCGCACCCATACCAGATTTTAGTGGCAAAATTTCCATCGAAATTACCAGAAACGTTCTGCAATAA